One genomic region from Saprospiraceae bacterium encodes:
- a CDS encoding (2Fe-2S)-binding protein codes for MYKLDINGQKYSVDVAEDTPLLWVLRDHLDLTGTKYGCGIAKCGACTVHINGVASRSCVLPVSVLSNAKIITIEGLSANGDHPVQKAWDDIDVPQCGYCQAGQIMTAAALLSKTPKPSDKKIIEAMDGHICRCGTYHRILDAVKTASRNMK; via the coding sequence ATGTATAAATTAGATATCAACGGACAAAAGTATTCCGTCGATGTAGCTGAAGATACTCCACTACTTTGGGTATTGAGAGATCATCTGGATCTGACCGGAACTAAATATGGATGTGGCATCGCCAAGTGCGGGGCATGCACCGTACATATTAATGGGGTAGCCAGCCGATCTTGCGTATTACCTGTATCGGTATTGAGCAATGCGAAGATCATTACCATTGAAGGATTGTCAGCCAATGGTGATCACCCGGTGCAAAAAGCTTGGGATGATATAGATGTACCTCAATGTGGGTATTGCCAGGCAGGTCAGATCATGACAGCTGCTGCATTATTGAGTAAAACCCCCAAGCCTTCTGATAAAAAGATCATAGAGGCGATGGATGGTCATATCTGCCGGTGTGGCACTTACCATCGAATTTTAGATGCAGTGAAGACAGCTTCCCGCAACATGAAATAA